Below is a genomic region from Rosa chinensis cultivar Old Blush chromosome 5, RchiOBHm-V2, whole genome shotgun sequence.
ATAGTCAACAAGACGTTTGCGAGGAATCAGTGACACTTGCCTGACTATAGTAATGCAgttaaaatattatttattaaataggAAATTCGAAGTCTGTAAAGAAATATTGTtaactttttcaaaaaaaaaaaaataataataatattgttaACATCTGCCCTGACTAATACTAATATCTATAGGCCATAGCAGACGTGAAATTTCTATGCCATAATTTTCAGTATTAAAAACAGGACATTCATTATGTATTTGCAAGGTAGAAACAATATTAGATCATCAATTATAATAAGGGATAATCAAATTTTGTTCCCTCATTTTCGCTTTCTCATCAGTCGATCATACATCAATAATCTATAACTACTAGAATAATACTGAGACAAAACTGCATGAAAAGTTGCACCTTGTTAATGACGAGCCATATCAATTTTATTCATGTCAAGATCAATTTTCCATGAAATGCATGGGAATGTGGGAGTTTAAGTATCAAGAAGTTACAATTAAGGATCACACTAAGTTACAGATGTACCAATAAAAATTAACAATGTAACTTAATAAGTTTGCCATCAGTGGCATTTTATCATACTTAAAAGTAGAAACCCTAATGTGATGACCAGCTAACCTTCATGACCAAAACCCTAGATCGTTTTCATCACACTTCAACGCTTAATCAAGAGCTCACCCGAATGGCGAATTTCTTCCTTGTCTCACACCAGCGTTGATCATGGGGTTCATCCTTTCTGATCCCATTGGTGCTCTTCGTGGTGAAGGCCTCTCGAGCTTATTTCCCGCTTCAAACTTCTTCTCGTCCCCTTGAATCATCGGCTTCGATTCATAAATATCTGAAATCGACTCGATCTGATCGGTGCCTCTTTCAATGGATGGTGGTGCAATCTGAATCTGATGATCATCCTGAGGTCCAAGACATGATGCGGCAGTTCCCAAGTCTTGAAGTCTTAAATCATCAGACCAAATCAACGGGCTCTTGCCACTACTGTTACCACTGTTATACGGACTTGGCCTCTTCTTTGATCCCATGCAATTAATGTTATCATTGTTTGGCATAAAACTGTGATGATCAAGAGGTGGCCTGTCCAAGCTGTTCTGTTGAAGTTGATCAAGGTGATCGCCAGATCCATATATGTTCAGGTCTTGAAATGATTGAAAGTTGAGAGGAGAATTGAAATCCTTTAGGTTTCCCATGTCAGCATGATTAACACCTTGGTTATTTCCAATATTACCCTTGTAGCTTCCAGCTGCAGCTGCCATGTTGTTTTCACCAGCAAGGGTTTGGCAGGCTTTCTCTAGTATGCTTTGCATGTACTTTCCTTGAGCTTCGATTCTCAACTGAAGATGTTTTTGGACCTGTTAATTATATGTATGATATAATTATATTAACTCAAATTAAGAAACAGGCCGTCCATCATCCATGAAATACGAGAATAATTATTATTTTGCAAAGGAGTACGTGTAAATAATATTACCTCCAATTGTTCATGCAGTCTTCTCTGCACCTCCATTTGCATCCTAATAACATCAACGATGTG
It encodes:
- the LOC112201513 gene encoding myb family transcription factor IPN2 isoform X2 produces the protein MFQQHKKPSSMNSHESHRPMCVQGDSGLVLTTDPKPRLRWTVELHERFVDAVTQLGGPDKATPKTIMRVMGVKGLTLYHLKSHLQKFRLGKQPHKEFNDHSIKDHASSLDLQRNSASSSGIIGRSMNEMQMEVQRRLHEQLELRIEAQGKYMQSILEKACQTLAGENNMAAAAGSYKGNIGNNQGVNHADMGNLKDFNSPLNFQSFQDLNIYGSGDHLDQLQQNSLDRPPLDHHSFMPNNDNINCMGSKKRPSPYNSGNSSGKSPLIWSDDLRLQDLGTAASCLGPQDDHQIQIAPPSIERGTDQIESISDIYESKPMIQGDEKKFEAGNKLERPSPRRAPMGSERMNPMINAGVRQGRNSPFG
- the LOC112201513 gene encoding myb family transcription factor IPN2 isoform X1; amino-acid sequence: MFQQHKKPSSMNSHESHRPMCVQGDSGLVLTTDPKPRLRWTVELHERFVDAVTQLGGPDKATPKTIMRVMGVKGLTLYHLKSHLQKFRLGKQPHKEFNDHSIKDHASSLDLQRNSASSSGIIGRSMNEMQMEVQRRLHEQLEVQKHLQLRIEAQGKYMQSILEKACQTLAGENNMAAAAGSYKGNIGNNQGVNHADMGNLKDFNSPLNFQSFQDLNIYGSGDHLDQLQQNSLDRPPLDHHSFMPNNDNINCMGSKKRPSPYNSGNSSGKSPLIWSDDLRLQDLGTAASCLGPQDDHQIQIAPPSIERGTDQIESISDIYESKPMIQGDEKKFEAGNKLERPSPRRAPMGSERMNPMINAGVRQGRNSPFG